ACCCTGTAGAATGACTTCTATGAAAGGGGGTAGGCCTCCATATGGAAGAACTTAATGGTCCTTCTCAGCCACGCGGAGGAATCGATACCGCAAGGTGAATATCCAGAAGGAGAGGGCTATCCAGCCCATGGCGGACAGGCGCAGTACGAGCTTCAATCGGTCCTCTACGTCATATTCCTTGAAACTCGGGTTGTCTGTAGTATCCGGATGAAGCGAGAAATCTGCCATTCCTGGGATGACTTTGACGAAGACATAGAACATCACAAAAGCAAAAATGGCGTAGACCGCTGCGATACGTGCCTGCTTATCCGGGTCTTCTATGCTTCTCCGCAATAAGAAGTAGGCCAGATATATCAATGTGGAGATGGCCGCTCCATTGAGTTGGGGGTCGGTGGTCCACCATGCTCCCCATGTGAATCGCGCCCAAAGCGAACCGGTAGCCAATCCGCAACAGGCAAAAAGTAATCCGACATGGATGGCAGAGCGCGCGGCCATGTCATAGCGTTGATCGGAATTGCGCAGATAGACGATGCTGCATACAAAGGAGATGAGCATCAGGAAGATCATGCTGAACCACATAGGCACATGGAAATTCAGATTCCGGATGGTCTCATTCAGGATGTTCTTGTTGGGGAAGGCGAGCATCGGAGTGGCTA
The window above is part of the Flavobacteriales bacterium genome. Proteins encoded here:
- the ccsA gene encoding cytochrome c biogenesis protein CcsA yields the protein MITRFIQHIIRSNWWKYLAIVTLVITSFLSLGVPLAPNILTIDTNQLKVGTNDITVTGYNTRFDASENQAWIEYEDYALCAIHTYARSSDELLVRFDIPQVLPEKRLELFIHSGYGGIMRSPQRVWVSAAVVKDTAQVNTCYAPIESSVATPMLAFPNKNILNETIRNLNFHVPMWFSMIFLMLISFVCSIVYLRNSDQRYDMAARSAIHVGLLFACCGLATGSLWARFTWGAWWTTDPQLNGAAISTLIYLAYFLLRRSIEDPDKQARIAAVYAIFAFVMFYVFVKVIPGMADFSLHPDTTDNPSFKEYDVEDRLKLVLRLSAMGWIALSFWIFTLRYRFLRVAEKDH